The window ATGGAGGCATGGAACGCGTTGGCCTGCGCGCGGCGCCCAAGCTCACCTTGAAGGCCCTGGAGGAGGCCCTAAGGGGGGTTCGCCTTCCCGAGGCCAAGGTCTACCTCATCACCGACTGGCAGGACCGGAGGGATAGGGCCCGCTATGCCCTCCTCATCCACGGGGGAAAGAAGGACCTCCTCACCCCCGACGCCTTCGGCCCCGCCTTTCCCGGGGGAGAGGAGGCCTTGGCGGAGCTCATGGCCCTCCTCCTAAAGGGAGGGGCGCGGAGGTTCTACGAGGCCGTGGTCTCCCCGGGGGAGATGACGGCCCTTTTGGACCTGCCCCCCGAGGTGCTCGTCCAGCGGGTTTTGGCCATCGCCAACCCCACGGACCCCGGCATCTACCTACGACAAGTGGCCTAGCAACCTTCTTCACAAAAGGGGGCTGTGGCCTGCGGTAGGTTGGAGCCCGGAGGTGCTCTATGCGTGCCGTGGTGCTTAGGGGTTTTGGTGGCCTGGACATGCTAGAGGAAGGGGACCTGCCTGTGCCCGAGCCGGGACCTGGGGAGGTCCTGGTGAAGAACCTCGCCGTGGCCGTGAACCCCGTGGACGCCAAGATCCGGGCAGCGGGGCGTTGGGCAGGGGTGGAGCCTCCCTTCGTGCTGGGCTACGATGCCGCGGGGGTGGTGGCTAAGGTGGGCCCTGGGGTGAAGGACCTCAAGGAGGGCGATGAGGTTTACTACACCCCGGAGATCTTCGGCAATCCCCACGGGACGTATGCGGAGTTCACCCCGGTGCCGGCTGGCCTCGTGGCGAGGAAACCCAAGAACCTCTCCTTTGCCGAGGCGGCGGCCATACCCTTGGCCGGAGGAACCGCCTGGGAAGCGGTGGTGCGCCGTTTGGCGGTGCGCCCCGGGGAAACGGTGCTCGTCATGGGGGGCGCCGGGGGCGTGGGCTCCTTCGCCGTTCAGTTTGCCAAGGCTGCTGGGGCCTTCGTCATCGCCACGGCGAGCCAGGAGAACCTCCCTGTGTTAAGGGAACTCGGGGCGGATCTTGCCCTAGACTACCGGGGCGCTTGGCAGGAGGAGGTGCTCCGGGCCACGGAGGGCCTAGGCGTGGATGCCGCCTTTGAAACGGCGGGGGAGAACCTGGTGGAGCGGGTCATCCCCGTGGTGCGCCCCTTTGGCCGCATCGCCACCATCCTCCCTCCCCAGGGGAACCTGTCTGGTCTATATACCAAAAACCAAACCCTCTATGGGGTTTTCCTCACCCGGGAGCGCAAGCGGCTTGAGGAGATGCGCCCCCTCTTTGAGCGGGGCCAGGCCAAGCCCCTTCTGGCCGAGGTCTTGCCCTTTACCCTGGAAAACCTGCGCAAGGCCCATGCCCGCATGGATTCGGGCCACGGGCGCGGGAAGATCGTGCTGACCTTCTAGGCGTAGCGGACCTTGAGAAGCGCCGCCTCCTCCGCCAAAAAGGGGAGGCGGCTTAGGTCTACCCCCGTGGCGAAGCCCCTTTCTTCCAGGAAGGGCAGGACCCTTTCCGTGGGCAGGTTGCCCACGAGCTCGTCCCCGGCGAAGGGGCACCCCCCCACCCCCGCCAGGGCTCCTTCCAGCCAATAGACCCCCGCCTCTAAGACCGCCTCCACCTTGGCCAAGACCCCCTCGGGCCGGGCGTGGAGGTGGGCCCCAAGCCCCTCGGGGCCGAAGCGCTCCACGGCCCGGCTCAGCACCGCGAAGACCCGCTCGGCGTCCGCCACCCCGTAGGTGTCCGCCAGGGCGATCTCCTTTACGCCCAGGTCCCTTAGCCGGGCGATGGCCTCGAGGACCCCCTCCACGCTCCAAGGGTCCCCGTAGGGGTTGCCGAAGGCCATGGAGAGGTAGACCACGAGGCCAAGCCGCCCCCTTACCGCCTCCACCATCCCCGCCACCAAGGGCCAGGACTCGGCGATGGAGCGGTTCGTGTTCTTGCGCTGGAAAGTTTCCGAAAGGGAGAAGGGGTAGCCCACGTGGGTGAGGTTTTCCGCCCCCAGGGCCCTCTCCAGGCCCTTTTCGTTGGCCACGATGGCCAGGTAGGTGCGCCCCTCTGGGGGAGGAAGCGCCTTGAGCACCTCCTCGGCGTCCTGCATCTGGGGCACCCACTTGGGGGAGACGAAGCTGGTGAGGTCCAGATGGCGGAAGCCCGCCTCCAAAAGCTTCCTCAAGAAGGCCACCTTCTCCTCGGTGGGGATGAAGCGGGCAAAGCCCTGCCAGGCGTCGCGGGGGCATTCCACCCACTTGGCCTTCATACCTGGAACACCCCCACCCTAAAAGGCTCCCTCTCCGGGTTCAGGGCGCAGGCCTCGAGGGCCTTGATAAGCCACTTCCGCGTTTCGTGGGGGAAGATCACCCCGTCCACCCAAAGCCTGGCGGCGGCGTACCGGGGGTCTAGGGTTTCCTCGTAGCGCCCCTTGATGCGCTCGTAGAGCTCCCTTAGCTCCTCGTCCGAGGGCGCTTGGCCTTGGCGCTTGAGCTTTTCCACCTCCAACTCCAAGAGGGTCTTGGCCGCCTGGGCCCCGCCCATCACGGCGTACTTGGCGCTGGGCCAGGCGAAGAGGAAGCGGGGGGCGTAGGCCTTCCCCGCCAGGGCGTAGTTCCCCGCCCCGAAGGAGCCCCCGAGGATCAGGGTGATCTTGGGCACCACGGAGTTGGAGACGGCGTTGACGAGCTTAGCCCCCCGGCGGATAATTCCCGCCTGCTCCGCCTCCTTGCCCACCATGAAGCCCGTGACGTCCTGAAGGAAGAGGAGGGGGATGCCCATCTGGTTGACCTCGAGGATAAACCGCGCCGCCTTGTCCGCCGCCTCGGGGTAGATGACCCCGCCCACCTCAATCCGCCCCTTCTTTTTGAGGACCAGGCGCTGGTTCCCCACAATCCCCACGGGGAAGCCCCCGATGCGGGCGAAGCCCGTGACCAGGGTCTCCCCGTAGTGCGCCTTGTACTCCAAAAACTCCGAGCCGTCCACGATCCGGGCGATCACCTCCCTTAGGTCGTAGGGCCTAGCGCCATCGGGGGAGATGAGGCCGTAGAGGTCCTCTATGGGGTAGAGGGGCTCCCGCACCTCCTTCCGCTCCTCGGCCCAGGGGGCGAGCCGGGGGGGCGGGTAGAGGGCGGCAAGGGCCCGGATGCGTTCTATAGCGGCCTCGTCCGTGGGCTCGTAGAAGTCCACGGTGCCCGAGACCTCCGCGTGCATCCTTGCCCCCCCAAGCTCCTCCGAGGACACCTCCTGCCCGATGGCCGCCTTCACCAGGGCGGGACCCGCCAGGTAGAGCCCGCTCCCCTCCGTCATGATGAGGACATCCGTCATCACGGGAAGGTAGGCCCCCCCGGCCACGCAGTTGCCCATGATGGCCGAGATCTGCGGGATGCCCAGGGCGGACATGCGGGCGTTAAGGTAGAAGATGCGCCCGAAGTCGTCCTGATCGGGGAAGACCTCGTCCTGTAGGGGCAGGAAGACCCCGGCGGAGTCCACCAGATAGACCGTGGGGATGCGGTTTTCCAAGGCGATGGTCTGGGCCCGGATCACCTTCTTGGCGGTGATGGGGAAGAAGGCCCCCGCCTTCACCGTGGCGTCGTTGGCGATGATCATCCAGTCCCGGCCGGCGATGCGGCCTAGACCGGTGATGACCCCGCCCGCAGGGGCCCCGCCCCACTCCTCGTACAGGCCGTAGCCGGCGAAGGCCATGAGCTCGTAGAACTCCGTGCCCGGGTCTATGAGCCTTTGGATGCGCTCCCGGGCGGTGAGGCGGCCCTTTTGGTGCTGCCGCTCAATGGCCTTCGGGCCCCCGCCTTGGCGTACCCTCTCCAGGCTTTCCCTAAAGTCCCGCACCAGGGCCACCCAGGCGTCCTTGTTGGCCTTGAAGGCGGGGTTTTCCCGGTCCTCGGGGCGGAGGGCGGTTTCCAGCATGGCTTGAGTATAACGCTTTTTCGCCTAGGAGGAAAAAAGCGTGCCTTCCGGGGGTGGGGGGCAGGGGAGGCCCTTTCGCTTTGCCTCCTCCGCCCGGCGCCGGGCCTCCCGGTCCACCCGCTCGTTTTCCGGGTGGCCGGCGTGGCCCTTCACCCAGTGGAAGCGCACCCGGTGGGGGGCCATGGCCTCGAGGAGGGCCCGCCACAGGTCTTGGTTTTTTACTGGCCCGCCCTCCGCCTTCCGCCAGCCGTTTCTCCGCCACCTTTCCAACCAGCCTTCGGTGAAGGCCTTTTGGAGGTACTGGCTATCCGTGTAGAGGTCCACCTCGCAGGGCTCCTTAAGCGCCAGGAGGCCCTCCACCGCCGCCTTGAGCTCCATGCGGTTGTTGGTGGTGCAAGGTTCTCCCCCCGAAAGGAGTTTCTCCCGGCTTCCATAACGGAGGAGAGCCGCCCACCCTCCAGGCCCCGGGTTGCCCAAGGAGGCCCCGTCGGTGAAAAGCGCCACCCGTTTCACGTCCTCACTATGCCTCTTGGGTCTGGCGCAGCTCCTTCGGGGCGGGGATGCCCCCGGTGAGGAGGGTGTAGGCGGCGGCGAGGGAGACGCCAAGCCCGGCCAGGAGGAAGACCGTGGGGGCGCCCAAGGGGCCTTCCAGGGCCCCGCCCAGCATGGTGCCCAGGAGCACGGCGGCGTTCATCACGGCGCCGAAGGCGGCGAAGATCCGCCCCCGCAGCTCCTGAGGGGTGTTGAGCTGCAGGATGGAGCGGGCGGGGACGATGAAGGCCATGTTGAGGAACCCTCCCACGAAGAAGGCCACCAAGACCCAGGCGAAGACGGGGACGAGGCCCACGGAGGCCTCAAAAAGGCCGAAGAGCAAGAGGGCCATGAGGAAAAGCCTTTCCCGCGGCACCTTGGCGAGGAGCTTGGGCAGGGCAAGCCCCCCCAGGATGGCCCCCAGGGCCATGGCTGCTTCCATGAAGCCAAAGCCCGCCGAGCCCACCTTTAGCCACTTGAGGGCGAGCACCACGCCCAAGGCGGTTTCCACGGAGCCGAAGGCAGCGGCGGCGAAAAGGGTGCCCACGGCCCGGCGGATGGGAGGGGTTTGCCAGAGGTGGCCCAGGCCCTCCTTTACCCGGGCAAAGAAGCCCGCCTTGGAGACCTTTTCCGGCCGCAAGGAGGGAAGCCCGAGGAGGAGAAGCCCCGAGGCCAAATAGGTGGCTGCGTCCAGGTAAAAGGCGTAGGCGGGGCCCACCGCCGCCACCAGGACCCCGGCTGCCCCCACGAAGAGGACCTCGGAGAGGCGGTCCGAGAGGAGGATGAGGCTATTGGCCTCGTCCACCTCCTCCTTGGGGACCAGATCCGGCACCACGGCGTTCTGGATGGGGTCGTGGAGGTCGCGGAGGAGCTCTATGAGGAAGACCAGGAGGAGCAAAAAGGGCAGGCTCTTGGCCCCGAGGAGGGGAATGAGGGCCACCAGGGGGGCCCTCAGGAGGTCCGACCAGACGAGGAGGCGCTTGCGGTCTTGGGTGTCGGCCCAGGCGGAAAGGAGGGGGGAGAAGACCACGGTGCCGAGGAGTTGCACCCCCAGGGTCAAGGAAACCCACAGGGCGTTTTCCGTCAGGAGGTAGATGAGGACGAGAAGGGCTACCCGGTGGATCTTGCTTCCCGCTTGGGAAACCAGGTAGGCCAGGATGAGCCGGGCAAAGGCTTTGTGCCGGAGGACTTTCATAAAACCCCCTTTCCGGGGATTATACCAGATTACCCTGGCGGCTAGGGGGGCGTGACCACCAGATACGCAAGGCGCCTCCCTTCCCGGGCCAGGACCAGATGGGCCTCGGGAAGGCGGTAGACCAGGAGGTCCCTAAGCCGTTTGGGCACTTCCCCCGCCTGGCCCACGTAGACCACATCTTCCTTTAGGCGGAGCGAAAGGACAGAGGAGCCCAGCCTTAAGGCTAGGGGCTCTGGGGTTAAGGAAAGGAGGTGCACCTCCCCGCCCAGGGTTTCCCGGGTGGGAGGGCGGCGGCCCAGGTACTCCCTGAGCGCTTCCGCCAGGGTTTGGGCCTCCTGGGAAACTCCCAAGGCCTCGCCCACCTGGGCGAGGGGAGGATGGGGATCGGCGGGGCCCAGGCGCCTTAGGGTGAGGTCCAAGAGCTTGCGGGCGAAGTCCTGGAGGGCTTCCTCCGGGGCTTGGCGGAACTTTTCCGCAAGCTCTTTCCCAAAGCCTTGGGGTTGGAACTCCCCCTTGAGCTTGGCGGAGAGGGCGCGGAGGAGGCGCAGGTAGGCGTAGTCCTCCTTGGGGGATAGGAGGAGGGCGAGGAGGCGGCCTTCCGCCAGAAGCTCGTAGAGCCTGAGGCCGCTTCGCGCCTCCAAGCGGAGGTGCAAGAGGTTCCCCTCCCGCACCGCCCAGACCTCGAGGTCCTCCCAAGGGAGGACCAGGGTTTCCTCCAGAATGTGGTCCTCCCCCCCTAGGCCCAGGTGCCAGACGCCCTCCACCTGGCTTAAGGTGAGGACCAGGGGGCCGAGGGGGATCCGGCCTGGGGAAAGGGGAAGGGTGAGGAGGCTTTCCTCCCCTCCACCGGGCTCGGGCACCTTGGGCCAAGGGGTTTCCCCCTGGGGTGTGGGAAGCAGGTTGAGGAGGGCGAGGACCTTTTCCGAGGCCACCTGGAAGCGGCGCTTTTCCTCTTCCAAAAGGAGTTCCCGCCTTCTCTCCTCCTGGGCCTCTTTCTTTAGGCGCTCCTCCAGGTGGGCGATCTCCTGGGGGCTGGCGCCAAGGCGCCGGGCCTCCTCCAGGGCCCGCCTCAAGGCGAGGAGGTCCCGCTTAGGGGGCAGGCCGTAGGCCTCCTCCCACTCCAGGATGCGGTTCAGGAAGCGCCGGACGTAGGCCTTGGTCTCCTCGGGGGGCAAGGGGAGGTCCTCGGGGATGTGGAGGGCGGTTTCCAGGAACTCCAGGAGGAGGGCCTCCGCCACCTTGGGGTCCTCCAGGTCCAAGAGGCTTTCCGAAAGGGAGGGGATGGGGTGGGTGGGGGCGAAGCGGGAGAGGTTGAAGTCCCGCTTGAAGCCTTCCTTTTCCCGGTAGTCCAGGTAGTTTTGCAAGAAGGCGTGGATGAGCCTGAGCTCCTCCCGCCTGCCCGGGAGGAGGTCCTTGGCCCGGGCCTTGGCTTCCCGCTCCACCCATAGCCGCCACACCTTCTTGGCCAGGGCCTTGAGGGCGGGGGCGGTGTCGGGAGGGGGAGGGGCTTCGGGCTCCTCGGGGACCAGGGTGGGGAGTTCGGGGGGGGATGGGGGAGGCGCAAGGTTTCCCCGGAGGGCGCGGAAGCGGGCGTCCGCCTGGCGGAAACGCTTGGCCAGGGGGCCGGGGAGGCGGGTTTGGGCCAGAAAGGCGCGAAGGGCCAAAAGGGCCTTCTTGCCCCCCTTGGGGGTGCGGCCCGCCACCAGGTCCTCCACCCGGTACTCGTAAAGGTCCACCAGGTCGGCCAGGTGCTCCACGTTTCCATCCTATACAATGAGGCCGATGCGCCTGGCTCCCCGGTTTAGCGTGGCCGCCGTGTCCCACGTGGGACGCCGCCAGAACAACGAGGACTTTCACCGGGTCCTGAGGCTGGAGGTGCCCCAGGGCAACCTCCTCCTCCTGGCGGTGGCGGACGGGATGGGGGGCCTCGAGGCCGGGGAGTGGGCGAGCAAGGTGGCCATTGAGGCCCTGTCCGAGGCGGTGCGCGCCTACGCCGAGCACCTCTCCACGGGCCGGCCGGCGGTGGGGCTTTCCAAGGTCATGGAAAAGGCCTTTACCCTGGCGCAGAAACGGGTGGAGAAGGAGGCGGAAAAGCCCGGGAGGAAGGGGATGGGCACCACCCTCACCGCCTTCCTCTACGCCGACTGGCTCAAGGAGGGGGTGGTGGGGCACATCGGCGACTCCCGGGCCTACTTCCTGGGGCTAGGGGGGCTTAGGCGCCTCACGGAGGACCACTCCTGGGTGGCGGAGAGGGTGAAGGAGGGCGTCCTTACCCCCACGGAGGCCGAGCGCCACCCTTACCGCCACGTCCTCACCCGCGCCCTGGGTCTGCCCGAGGCGCGTTTTGACGTGATCCCCGTGCGCCTCGCCCCTGGGGAAGGGATTTTGCTGGCCACGGA is drawn from Thermus hydrothermalis and contains these coding sequences:
- the rnhA gene encoding ribonuclease HI codes for the protein MKRVALFTDGASLGNPGPGGWAALLRYGSREKLLSGGEPCTTNNRMELKAAVEGLLALKEPCEVDLYTDSQYLQKAFTEGWLERWRRNGWRKAEGGPVKNQDLWRALLEAMAPHRVRFHWVKGHAGHPENERVDREARRRAEEAKRKGLPCPPPPEGTLFSS
- a CDS encoding zinc-dependent alcohol dehydrogenase family protein; translated protein: MRAVVLRGFGGLDMLEEGDLPVPEPGPGEVLVKNLAVAVNPVDAKIRAAGRWAGVEPPFVLGYDAAGVVAKVGPGVKDLKEGDEVYYTPEIFGNPHGTYAEFTPVPAGLVARKPKNLSFAEAAAIPLAGGTAWEAVVRRLAVRPGETVLVMGGAGGVGSFAVQFAKAAGAFVIATASQENLPVLRELGADLALDYRGAWQEEVLRATEGLGVDAAFETAGENLVERVIPVVRPFGRIATILPPQGNLSGLYTKNQTLYGVFLTRERKRLEEMRPLFERGQAKPLLAEVLPFTLENLRKAHARMDSGHGRGKIVLTF
- a CDS encoding MFS transporter — its product is MKVLRHKAFARLILAYLVSQAGSKIHRVALLVLIYLLTENALWVSLTLGVQLLGTVVFSPLLSAWADTQDRKRLLVWSDLLRAPLVALIPLLGAKSLPFLLLLVFLIELLRDLHDPIQNAVVPDLVPKEEVDEANSLILLSDRLSEVLFVGAAGVLVAAVGPAYAFYLDAATYLASGLLLLGLPSLRPEKVSKAGFFARVKEGLGHLWQTPPIRRAVGTLFAAAAFGSVETALGVVLALKWLKVGSAGFGFMEAAMALGAILGGLALPKLLAKVPRERLFLMALLLFGLFEASVGLVPVFAWVLVAFFVGGFLNMAFIVPARSILQLNTPQELRGRIFAAFGAVMNAAVLLGTMLGGALEGPLGAPTVFLLAGLGVSLAAAYTLLTGGIPAPKELRQTQEA
- a CDS encoding PP2C family protein-serine/threonine phosphatase, with protein sequence MRLAPRFSVAAVSHVGRRQNNEDFHRVLRLEVPQGNLLLLAVADGMGGLEAGEWASKVAIEALSEAVRAYAEHLSTGRPAVGLSKVMEKAFTLAQKRVEKEAEKPGRKGMGTTLTAFLYADWLKEGVVGHIGDSRAYFLGLGGLRRLTEDHSWVAERVKEGVLTPTEAERHPYRHVLTRALGLPEARFDVIPVRLAPGEGILLATDGLYGLVPEEEWALGKDLQGSLEALLAEALRRGGDDNVTAVALRVE
- a CDS encoding hydroxymethylglutaryl-CoA lyase encodes the protein MKAKWVECPRDAWQGFARFIPTEEKVAFLRKLLEAGFRHLDLTSFVSPKWVPQMQDAEEVLKALPPPEGRTYLAIVANEKGLERALGAENLTHVGYPFSLSETFQRKNTNRSIAESWPLVAGMVEAVRGRLGLVVYLSMAFGNPYGDPWSVEGVLEAIARLRDLGVKEIALADTYGVADAERVFAVLSRAVERFGPEGLGAHLHARPEGVLAKVEAVLEAGVYWLEGALAGVGGCPFAGDELVGNLPTERVLPFLEERGFATGVDLSRLPFLAEEAALLKVRYA
- a CDS encoding acyl-CoA carboxylase subunit beta, with the protein product MLETALRPEDRENPAFKANKDAWVALVRDFRESLERVRQGGGPKAIERQHQKGRLTARERIQRLIDPGTEFYELMAFAGYGLYEEWGGAPAGGVITGLGRIAGRDWMIIANDATVKAGAFFPITAKKVIRAQTIALENRIPTVYLVDSAGVFLPLQDEVFPDQDDFGRIFYLNARMSALGIPQISAIMGNCVAGGAYLPVMTDVLIMTEGSGLYLAGPALVKAAIGQEVSSEELGGARMHAEVSGTVDFYEPTDEAAIERIRALAALYPPPRLAPWAEERKEVREPLYPIEDLYGLISPDGARPYDLREVIARIVDGSEFLEYKAHYGETLVTGFARIGGFPVGIVGNQRLVLKKKGRIEVGGVIYPEAADKAARFILEVNQMGIPLLFLQDVTGFMVGKEAEQAGIIRRGAKLVNAVSNSVVPKITLILGGSFGAGNYALAGKAYAPRFLFAWPSAKYAVMGGAQAAKTLLELEVEKLKRQGQAPSDEELRELYERIKGRYEETLDPRYAAARLWVDGVIFPHETRKWLIKALEACALNPEREPFRVGVFQV
- a CDS encoding DUF3197 domain-containing protein: MERVGLRAAPKLTLKALEEALRGVRLPEAKVYLITDWQDRRDRARYALLIHGGKKDLLTPDAFGPAFPGGEEALAELMALLLKGGARRFYEAVVSPGEMTALLDLPPEVLVQRVLAIANPTDPGIYLRQVA